TTGACGGTGGCGTCCGGCATGACGGGACCTGGGATAACACACCCGGCGCGGGCGCACCCGGGTCCGCCGGCCTGGGGGGCGGACGAGGGGGCGTGCAGGTGGGGGATGGGCGGGTTTCCCGGTGCGTTGCGGCGTCCAGCGGCTGACACCCCGCGTGCCAGTGCGCCGCGTCGTGCCAATCGTGGAGGGCCTATGGGACTGGCCATCCAGCAGGAGGAATTCACTCCGGAGGAACACACGCGGTTCGTGGCGCGGCTCGCGGAGAGCCTGGAGGCGCTGCGACAGGTGCTCCGGCGCCCCGGTTTCGGCGTGGGGCCCGTGACGATGGGCGCGGAGCTGGAGGTGGCGCTGGTGGACGGCGCGGGTTCGCCGCTGCCGGTGAACCAGCAGGTGCTGGCGAAGTCGAAGGACGACCGGCTGACGCTGGAGCTCAACCGCTTCAACATGGAGATGAACCTGCGCCCCTCGCTGCTCGCGGGGCGGCCGTTCACCGGGCTCCAGGCCCAGCTGGACGAAGTGCTGGCGGAGCTGAAGCGCGCGGCGGCGACGGAGGGCGCGCGCGTGGCGACGGTGGGCATCCTGCCCACGCTGCGGCAGGCGGACCTGGGGAAGAACGCGCTCACGCCGCAGCCGCGCTACCGGGCGCTGGCCGCGGCCATCCGCAAGCGGCGCGACGGGCCCTTCCAGGTGGCCATCGCGGGCGACGACACGCTCAACCTCACCTGGGAGGACGTGACGCTGGAGGGGGCGAACACGTCGCTCCAGTTCCACCTTCGCGTGGCCCCGGAGGACTTCGCGCGCGTGTACAACGCCGCGCAGCTGGCCACCGGGCCGGTGCTGGCCGCGTGCGGAAACTCGCCGGTGTTCCTGGGCAAGCGGCTGTGGGAGGAGACGCGCGTGGCGCTCTTCCAGCAGGCCACGGACGACCGCAGCGACAGCGACGAGGCCGCGCACCTGCACCCGCGCGTGACGTTCGGACACGGCTGGGTGCGCGAGGGCCTGCACGAGCTGTTCGCGGAGGCCGTGGCGCTCCATCCGGCGCTCCTGCCGGTGATGGGGCAGGAGTCCCCACTGGAGGTGGTGGCCGCTGGCGGCCTGCCGAAGCTGGAGGAGCTGCGGCTGCACCAGGGGACGGTCTGGTCGTGGAACCGGGCCATCTATGATCCGCACGGCGAAGGCCACGTGCGCATCGAGTTCCGCGCGCTGCCGTCCGGCCCCACGCCGGTGGACATGGTGGCCAACGGCGCGTTCCTGCTGGGGCTGACGCTGGGGCTTTCGGAGCGGGTGGACGCGCTGCTGCCGGCGCTGCCCTTCTGGCAGGCGCGGCGCAACTTCAAGCAGGCGGCGCACTACGGCCTGGGCGCGAAGCTGCTGTGGCCGGCGGAGACCGCGCCCAGCCCCCGGGTGCTGCCGGCGGTGGAGCTGGTGAAGCAGCTGTTGCCGGTGGCGAGGCGCGGGCTGCTGTCGGCCGGGGTGGATGCGGCGGAGGCGGACGGGCTCCTGGACATCATCGCCCGGCGCGTGGCGATTCAACGGACCGGGTCGCGCTGGCAGCGGGCGGTGCTGGAGCGGCTGGAGGCCCACATGCCCCGCCAGGACGCGCTGGCGGCCCTGCTGGAGCGCTACCTGGAGCTGTCGGAGGAGGGGCTGCCGGTGCACACCTGGCCGGTGGAGCGCTGACGTCCCCAGAGCCCGGGGGCCTTGTCGGGACGGGGCCATCGCGGTGAATAATCCGGCCATCCTGAAGGTCAGCTGGCGAGGCCTCGTGCCTCGCGCTGAAGGGTGCCGTTCCCGTGATTGCCTCGCTCCTTGCTTCGTTCCGCTCCGGCGCCCGCCGGAAGTCCTTCCTCGTGCCGGCGCTCCTGTGCGCGGGCGTCCTGTCCGCGTGCTCGACCACCCGGGGCAAAGCCAACGACCTGGCGGAGAAGGGCCGCTTCGTGGAGGCGGCCGAGGTCTACGTGAAGCTCGTCCAGGACGAGCCCAACAACCCCGAGTATCGCGCGTCGCTGGACGACCTGCGCTGGCGCGGCCTGTCGCAGCTGCTCACCCAGGCCCGCCAGGCGCGGGTGGAGGGGCGGGAAGAGGACGCGGAAGTGAACCTGGAGCAGTTCCTCTCCTACAAGGTGAAGTGGAACTCCAAGCTGGATGGCGGCATGGAGAGCTCGCTCCTGGAGGAGATGGCGGGCACGCACCGGCACCTGCGCCAGCTCATCATCGACCCGGCGAAGCTGGGCCACGCGCTGACGGCGGAGTCGCACCTGGACCGCAAGCGCGCGCTCCTGGCCCACCCGGAGATGGCGCCCATCCGCCGCGACGTGGAAGAGGCGGTGGCGCAGGGCGGCGCGGCGACGTGCGCGAAGCTCAAGCAGTCGCTGTCCGGCGGCGCGCAGCACTGGGCGGAGCTGGTGTCGCGCTACTGCGGGCGCTACCAGCAGGCCGCGCCCCGCGCGGGGCTGTTCCCGGAAGCGCTGGGCGTGCCCACGTGGCAGGTGTCCGTGGATGGCATCAGCAATGACGTCGTGCAGTACCTGATGACGCGGCTGTCGGGCGCGTTCGAGGCCTCCCCCTGGTACTCGGAGGCGTCCCAGCGCCACGCGCCGATGACCATCGCGGGGAGCCTGAGCGAGCGGCGCATGAGCGAGCCCGTGACGCTGACGGCGCCGTGGACGGAGCGCGTGCCGTACACGGACCACGAGGACCGCACCGCGACGGCGGAGGTGCCGTACTCGGTGGAGGAGTCCTACGAAGAGAAGGGCGTGATGAAGAAGCGCCTGGTCCGCCAGACGAAGACGGTGGAGTACAAGACGACGGTCGAGGTGACGAAGTACCGCGACGTGTCGCGCTCCTTCGACTACCACGCGCAGCGGCGGGGCGTGGAGTACCACTTCGCGGTGGTGGCCCAGGGCGTCCTCCAGGAGCGGCACGCGCCGCTGGCGGTGAAGGCGGAGAACGCCCTGGAGGCCTCCGGCTACGAGCACAACATCACCTTCGAGCCCGGCGGCGTGCGCCCGCAGGTGTTCCAGCGGCCCAACAAGGAGGGCTGGCTGGACGGCCAGCTGCGCGGCTACGAGCAGACCTTCTTCGCCTCGCTCATGTCGCGCTGGCAGGACGCGTTCTGCACCGCGCCCGCCTTCGCCGTGGAAGAGGCGGCCCGCTGCGCGCGCGGCGGCGTGGCGCTGCCCGGCCCCGCGAAGCAGGCCCTGACGGAAACGCTGGGCGACGACGCGGCGCAGGTGCACCGGCTGTTCGTCTGGAACTGAGGGCCCGCGAGCCGCGGAGGGCGTGGCTTCAGCCCTCGTCCTCCGCGCCCTTGCGCAGGCCCAGCATGCGGCGCAGCTCGCGCGCGGACTGGCGGCTCACCTCCACCGAGTGGCCCCGCGCCGTGCGCGCCAGATAGCCGCCCGTCTCCAGCGGCTCCAGCCGCGTCACGTGGGACAGGTTGAGCAGCGCGCGGCGGTGCACCCGGTGGAAGTGCTCCGGGGGCAGCTTGTCCGCCAGCTCGTTGAGCGTGAAGTCGGTGAGGTAGTCGCCCTGCGCGGTGAACACCGTCACCAGCTCGTCCTCCAGCGACGCGTGGGAGATGGCGTCCGGCGACACCAGCACCAGCCCCTGCCGCGTCGGGATGGGCAGCCGCGTCAGTGCCGGCTTCTCCGCCGCTGCCGCTGGCGCTGTCGCGGTGGGCGTCTTCACCCGCGCCGGCAGCCGCGCCCGCGCGCGCTCCAGCGCCTTCTGCAGCCGCGCCGCCTCCACGGGCTTGAGGACGTAGTCCACCGCGCCGTGCTCGAAGGCGTTCACCGCGTGCTCCGCGTGCGCGGTGCAGAAGATGACGTGGGGCCCGCCTTCCGGCAGCAGCGCCATCGCGTCCAGCCCGCTCAGCCCCGGCATGTGGATGTCCAGCAGCACCACGTCCACGCCGCCCGCGCGCACCGCCGCGAGCACCGAGTCCCCATCCACCGCCTCGCCGCAGACGCTCACGTCCGGCAGCGCGGCCAGCAGGCGGGACAGGCGCTTGCGGGCCAGCAGTTCATCGTCGGCGATGAGGACGCGCAGGGGCTCTCTCACGTGAGGACTCCGGGTTGGGGGCCCTGGCGGGGCAGGGTGACGGTGACTCGGGTGCGCCCGTCGGCGCTCTCCAGGGACAGGAGCGCGTGGCCGCCATAGGCCAGCGCCAGCCGCCGCTCCACGGTGGGCAGGCCCACGCTGCCCTCGCGCGGGCCCTTGGACGCGCCCGGGTTGTCGAGGGTCACCACCACCGCTCCCTCGCGCGCGGCCACCTCCACGCTCAGCGGGCCCCGGTGGCCGGCCGCCGGGCCGTGCTTCACCGCGTTCTCCGCCAGGGGCAGGAGCAACAGCGGCGGCACGGGCACGTCCGCGAGCCCGTCCGCCACGTCCATGCGCAGCTGGAACAGGTCCGGGTCGCGCAACAGGTGCAGGTCGAAGAGCGTGCGCATCAGCTCCAGCTCCTGCGACAGCGGCCAGGTGACGCTGCGCACGCCCGCGAGCACGGAGCGGAGCATCGTGGACAGCCGCAGCACCGCGGCCTCGGCGACGGCGCCGTCCTCGCGGCACCACTCCGCGATGGCGTTCAGCGTGTTGAAGAGGAAGTGCGGATCCAGGTGGCTGCGCAGCGCCAGCAGCTGCGCCTGCTCGGCCTCCCAGGCGAAGCGGGTGGCGCGGGCCCGCTCACGGGCCAGCGTCTCCTCGAAGCCGATGTCCCGCCCCAACCCCCAGCCCGCGACGAGGAACAGGCCGCCGCAGATGGCCAGGTTGTACGGCTCCGACAGGAACGTGTCCTGCATCAGCGTGACGCGCGGCAGGGCGTAGCCCACCGACAGCACCACGCCACTGCCCACCGCCGCGTAGAGCAGCAAGCGGATGCCGCCGTGGCTCAGGTCCAACCCTTCCGGGAACAGCACCCGGTACGACACGGGCGCCACCGCGACGCACATCAGGCACAGCAGGAGCCCGAGCCAGAACGCGCGAGGATCCAGGCTCCAGCGCACCTGGGCCACGAGCAGCGGAATGGACACCAGGACGATGGGGGCCAGCCGCCACGGCGCGACGAGCGCGCGCAGCGTGGCGCGAACGATGGAGCCTTCCGATGACGTCTCCGGCATGCGGAGGCGGAAGGCTACACCGTCCGGCGTCCTAGCGCTGGGGGACGGGCGCGGGGACGAGGTCCAGGACGAGCGCCCCGGCGAGGATCGCGGGGAAGAAGAGGACGGCGAGCATGGACAGGAGCGGCGAGCGCAGTGAGAACATGGGGGGCTTCTCCAGTGTCCATGAAACATGCCCACGGACTCTGGCATCGACCCAGGGACCCTCCAGGGAGGGTTGCCCCCGGCCGTCGCGAGTCCGGGGTGAGCGGTCGCTCAGGCGCTCCGGGTGGCGCCCGCCGCTGGCCCTCCCAGCGCCTCCGCCAGCCGCGCCGCCTCCTTGAGGCAGTCGTTGACGCCCACGCCCCGGTACGCGTTGCCGGCGAGGTGCAGGCCGGGCCAGCGCTTCAGCCGCTCCTCCATCGCCGCCAGTCGCTCCAGGTGTCCCACGGTGTACTGCGGAATCCCGCGCGGCCAGCGGAACACCGCCGTCAGCTCCGGCGTCGCGGTGAGCCCCGCCATCGCCTTCAGCTCCTCGCGCGCCAGCGCCACCAGCGCGTCCTCGTCGCGCGAGACGACCTCCGGCCGGCGAGCCCCGCCCATCAGGCACGTCAGCAGCACGCGCCCGCCCTCCACGCGGAAGGGGAACGTGGTGGAGACGTGGATGGTGCCCAGCATCGCCGTGCCCTCCACCGCCGGCACCAGGAACCCGAACCCGTCCGGCTTTGGCACCGTCCCCGGCGCGAAGCCCAGGTGCACCACGGCGATGGGCGCGTACGGGATGGCGTCCGCCTTCTGGGCCAGCTCCGCGTCCAGCGGACGCACCAGCGAAGCCGCCACGTGCGCGGGCACCGCCAGCACCACGTGCGACGCGCTCAGCTCCGCCGGCTGGCCCCGCTGCTGGTACCGCACCGTCCAGCCGTCCGCCGCGCGCTCCAGCCCCTCCACCTTCGCGTCCGTGCGCACGCTGTCGCCCAGCGCCTTCGCCAGCGCGTCCACCAGCACGCCCAGGCCGCCGTCGAACGTGCTCATCTGTCCGGTGAGCCGGGGGCCTGTCTCCACCGCGCCCTTCGCCTGGCGCGCCGCGCGCTGCGCACGGATGGCGCCCAGGATGAGGCTGCGGTGCTCCCGCTCGAACTTCACCAGCTGCGGGAACGTGGCCTCCGCGCTGAGCTGCTCCGGGTCGCCCGCGTAGGTGCCCGTCTGCATCGCGTCCAGCAGCACCGCCGTCGCCTCACGCCCCAGGTGGCGCCGCCCCAGCTGGGCCAGGGACTCGTCCGCACCCGTGGGGTTGCGTCCGCTGAACAGCTCCCCCACCACCCGCAGGCGGGAAGCAAGGGGGAGGATGTCGGATTTCAGGAACGCCGGTGGCGATGTGGGCAGGGCCCTCAGTGCACCACGGGTGAATACGTAACGGTTCTTGGCCGCCACATCCGCCGGACGAATCCGGGATGACACTCCCAGCGCATCCGCCAGTTCACGCGTCGTGGGTTCCCGGTCCAGGAAGCTGTTGGGCCCCGCCTCCAACAGGTAGCCCCCGCGTGCGTGGGTCTGCACGTTTCCACCCACGCGTGACGTCGACTCCAGCACCACGGCATCAGTACCGCGAGCCCGCAATTGATAGGCCAACGCCAGTCCGGTGATACCTCCCCCAATGACCGCGACCGTCATGTCGTCCTACTCCCAGGCTTGTCGTGAGGTGAGCAACCCCGGGCGCCTTAGTGCGAAGGCAAGAGCTTTGCCAAGGAGAGCCTCCCGGCGCGTTAATACAGGCATGCGCTATGTCATCACGGGAGCAAGCCGTGGCATCGGTTTCGAATTCGTGCAGCAACTGCTGCGGCGGGGAGAAACGGTCGATGCGGGAGTGCGTGCCCCGGAGCTCGCGCGCCGGCTGGAGCCACTGCTGCTGGAGGCCGGTCACCGCCTGAGGATCCATCCCCTGGATGTCACCCGCGCGGACAGCGTCCAGGCCTTCGCGGAGCGCATCTGCCGCGAACCGGTGGATGTGCTCATCAACAACGCGGGTGTTTCAGGCCAGTGGGTGGGGTTGCATGAGCTGGACTACGAGGACCTGGCGCGCACCATCGAGGTGAACGCGCTCGGGCCGCTGCGCATCACCTCCGC
This DNA window, taken from Corallococcus coralloides DSM 2259, encodes the following:
- a CDS encoding LytR/AlgR family response regulator transcription factor, producing the protein MREPLRVLIADDELLARKRLSRLLAALPDVSVCGEAVDGDSVLAAVRAGGVDVVLLDIHMPGLSGLDAMALLPEGGPHVIFCTAHAEHAVNAFEHGAVDYVLKPVEAARLQKALERARARLPARVKTPTATAPAAAAEKPALTRLPIPTRQGLVLVSPDAISHASLEDELVTVFTAQGDYLTDFTLNELADKLPPEHFHRVHRRALLNLSHVTRLEPLETGGYLARTARGHSVEVSRQSARELRRMLGLRKGAEDEG
- a CDS encoding sensor histidine kinase yields the protein MPETSSEGSIVRATLRALVAPWRLAPIVLVSIPLLVAQVRWSLDPRAFWLGLLLCLMCVAVAPVSYRVLFPEGLDLSHGGIRLLLYAAVGSGVVLSVGYALPRVTLMQDTFLSEPYNLAICGGLFLVAGWGLGRDIGFEETLARERARATRFAWEAEQAQLLALRSHLDPHFLFNTLNAIAEWCREDGAVAEAAVLRLSTMLRSVLAGVRSVTWPLSQELELMRTLFDLHLLRDPDLFQLRMDVADGLADVPVPPLLLLPLAENAVKHGPAAGHRGPLSVEVAAREGAVVVTLDNPGASKGPREGSVGLPTVERRLALAYGGHALLSLESADGRTRVTVTLPRQGPQPGVLT
- the hemG gene encoding protoporphyrinogen oxidase; protein product: MTVAVIGGGITGLALAYQLRARGTDAVVLESTSRVGGNVQTHARGGYLLEAGPNSFLDREPTTRELADALGVSSRIRPADVAAKNRYVFTRGALRALPTSPPAFLKSDILPLASRLRVVGELFSGRNPTGADESLAQLGRRHLGREATAVLLDAMQTGTYAGDPEQLSAEATFPQLVKFEREHRSLILGAIRAQRAARQAKGAVETGPRLTGQMSTFDGGLGVLVDALAKALGDSVRTDAKVEGLERAADGWTVRYQQRGQPAELSASHVVLAVPAHVAASLVRPLDAELAQKADAIPYAPIAVVHLGFAPGTVPKPDGFGFLVPAVEGTAMLGTIHVSTTFPFRVEGGRVLLTCLMGGARRPEVVSRDEDALVALAREELKAMAGLTATPELTAVFRWPRGIPQYTVGHLERLAAMEERLKRWPGLHLAGNAYRGVGVNDCLKEAARLAEALGGPAAGATRSA
- a CDS encoding SDR family oxidoreductase; protein product: MRYVITGASRGIGFEFVQQLLRRGETVDAGVRAPELARRLEPLLLEAGHRLRIHPLDVTRADSVQAFAERICREPVDVLINNAGVSGQWVGLHELDYEDLARTIEVNALGPLRITSALLPALRHGAGRKVAHVTSRMGSLSSNTEGGAYAYRMSKAALNMGVRSMSNDLRREGLACVLLHPGWVQTDMGGQDAPLPAEESVRGMLRVIDSVSLEHSGRFFDYEGAEVPW